One window of Alteromonas sp. LMIT006 genomic DNA carries:
- the pdxJ gene encoding pyridoxine 5'-phosphate synthase, giving the protein MNQSTTFEPILLGVNIDHVATLRNARGTHYPDPVHAADVAERAGADGITVHLREDRRHIKDRDVEILAKTINTRLNLEMAVTDEMLEIAIKTQPTFVCLVPEKREELTTEGGLDVVGQFQKVRHACQVLAEAGIMVSLFIDAIEEQIDAAVACGAPYIEIHTGQYAEAANHVVAQAELAKLQAGIAYAANKGLRVNAGHGLHYHNVKPIAAIPQIEELNIGHAIMARAMFDGMEKAVRDMRILMQEARMQALV; this is encoded by the coding sequence ATGAATCAGTCCACCACGTTTGAACCGATTTTGTTAGGTGTGAATATTGACCACGTTGCGACATTGCGCAATGCCCGAGGCACGCATTATCCCGACCCAGTACATGCTGCAGATGTTGCAGAGCGAGCGGGTGCGGACGGGATCACAGTGCATTTGCGCGAAGATCGCCGTCATATCAAAGACCGCGACGTAGAGATATTAGCGAAAACCATCAATACACGTTTAAATTTAGAGATGGCAGTGACAGATGAAATGCTCGAAATTGCCATCAAAACGCAACCAACGTTTGTATGTCTTGTACCAGAAAAACGCGAAGAACTCACCACTGAAGGTGGTTTAGACGTAGTAGGCCAGTTCCAAAAAGTCAGACATGCCTGTCAAGTATTGGCTGAGGCAGGCATAATGGTCTCGTTGTTCATTGATGCAATAGAAGAACAAATCGATGCAGCAGTCGCCTGCGGTGCTCCGTACATTGAGATCCATACCGGACAATACGCAGAAGCTGCTAATCACGTAGTTGCGCAAGCAGAGCTTGCGAAACTTCAAGCGGGTATCGCTTATGCAGCAAACAAGGGGTTACGGGTCAATGCCGGTCATGGTTTGCATTATCACAACGTCAAACCGATCGCTGCCATCCCACAAATCGAAGAATTGAATATCGGTCATGCTATTATGGCTCGTGCCATGTTTGATGGGATGGAAAAAGCAGTACGAGATATGCGTATACTGATGCAAGAAGCGCGTATGCAGGCGTTGGTTTAA
- the mazG gene encoding nucleoside triphosphate pyrophosphohydrolase, whose translation MKSSELAQYEHLVASDPVAGLVAIMRQLRDPDSGCPWDLKQTFATIIPHTIEETYEVAEAIAVGEPQHLCEELGDLLFQVVFYAQLGAEKGWFEFADIAQTMCEKLIRRHPHVFGEQTELSPDEVKSQWEAIKASEKKSRPQTVLSSIPNGMTPLMRAQKIQKQCAKVGFDWADIAPVYAKIREELAEVAEAAEHQSHAEVTEEIGDLLFAVVNLARHLDVDAESALIAANQKFTDRFNALESQVQQSGQDITALSLKELDAIWDEVKKRH comes from the coding sequence ATGAAGTCATCAGAGCTTGCGCAGTATGAACATCTCGTCGCCTCTGACCCTGTAGCGGGGTTAGTGGCAATCATGCGTCAATTAAGAGATCCCGATTCGGGTTGTCCATGGGACCTCAAACAAACTTTTGCAACGATTATTCCACACACCATAGAGGAGACCTACGAAGTAGCTGAAGCTATAGCGGTTGGTGAACCTCAACACCTGTGTGAAGAACTTGGGGATTTATTATTTCAAGTTGTATTTTACGCACAGTTAGGCGCCGAAAAAGGGTGGTTTGAATTTGCCGACATTGCACAAACGATGTGTGAAAAGCTTATTCGTCGACATCCTCATGTTTTTGGGGAACAAACCGAACTGAGCCCAGACGAAGTCAAGTCACAATGGGAGGCAATCAAAGCAAGCGAGAAAAAATCTCGACCCCAAACAGTACTCAGTAGTATTCCAAATGGAATGACCCCACTAATGAGGGCACAAAAAATCCAAAAACAATGCGCAAAAGTCGGTTTTGATTGGGCTGATATTGCTCCGGTTTATGCCAAAATTCGAGAGGAATTAGCTGAGGTAGCTGAAGCAGCAGAGCATCAATCACACGCTGAAGTGACTGAAGAAATAGGTGACTTATTATTTGCAGTTGTGAACTTAGCTAGACACTTAGATGTGGATGCAGAAAGTGCTTTAATTGCAGCGAATCAAAAATTTACTGATCGTTTCAACGCATTAGAAAGTCAAGTTCAACAATCAGGACAGGATATAACCGCACTCTCTCTCAAGGAACTTGATGCCATTTGGGATGAAGTAAAAAAACGTCATTAA
- the relA gene encoding GTP diphosphokinase translates to MVSVRSVHRAQRPPFDEWLSQLDVAVGTKRKLREIVNHPENLLIGQEMVEILAELNMDDVTLMAAMVFPYCEMHKLDEVAISQTFSVDIANLISGVRKMDAIKILQTKHQRNEAQVDNVRKMLLAMVEDVRAVVIKMAERICTLQRVKNEDEETRVMVARECSTVYAPLANRLGIGQLKWELEDLAFRYLHPQKYMQIASWLDEKRSERTQYIDDFVAALEDELAAQNIQAYVYGRPKHIFSIHKKMHKKGLSFEQLFDIRAVRVIAQTLPDCYAALGTVHAKWHHLVNEFDDYIATPKANGYQSIHTVIRGPEQRTIEIQIRTQQMHDDAELGVAAHWKYKEDHKGKTTAAEARITWLRKILAWQEEVAESGDLVEELRSQVFDDRVYVFTPNGDVIDLPVGSTPLDFAYYIHSNVGHRCIGAKVDGRIVPFTYKLQSGDQVEILTGKQLNPSRDWLHPGLGYVFSSRARAKIHTFFKKLDRDDHLSAGKELLERELAKLHFTIKDIPSDLSRFNVHQLEDLFVAVGAGDLRVMSVVHYIEQLHKPEVEIEPVAPKPTPQKPRKTDGHIEVEGVGNLMSSIANCCQPLPGEPISGYITQGRGVSVHKQDCEQLAHLLTQHPEREIEVNWSGGQAHGLQAKIALKCSDRTGLMRDIMTQTSNDKVPVLGINSISDTQTGTCQIDLVVEVSHLNSLNILLKRLRKIKGVIDAFKYEH, encoded by the coding sequence TTGGTTTCAGTTCGCAGTGTGCATCGAGCGCAACGTCCCCCATTTGATGAATGGCTATCTCAACTAGATGTTGCGGTTGGGACCAAACGCAAACTACGCGAAATCGTTAATCACCCAGAAAACCTTCTTATTGGCCAAGAAATGGTTGAGATATTGGCCGAGTTGAATATGGATGATGTCACATTGATGGCAGCTATGGTTTTTCCTTATTGTGAAATGCACAAGTTAGACGAGGTTGCAATCAGTCAGACCTTCTCTGTTGACATTGCTAATTTAATCAGCGGTGTGCGTAAGATGGACGCAATCAAAATCTTGCAAACAAAGCATCAACGCAATGAAGCACAAGTCGATAATGTTCGCAAGATGCTTCTGGCAATGGTTGAAGATGTACGTGCAGTCGTGATCAAAATGGCAGAGCGTATTTGCACCTTGCAACGAGTTAAAAACGAGGACGAAGAAACGCGAGTGATGGTAGCACGTGAGTGTTCCACGGTGTACGCTCCGCTTGCTAACCGTTTGGGGATCGGTCAGCTCAAATGGGAATTAGAAGATTTGGCGTTTCGTTATTTGCATCCGCAAAAATACATGCAAATAGCGTCTTGGTTAGATGAAAAGCGCTCAGAGAGAACCCAATACATCGATGATTTTGTTGCAGCTTTGGAAGATGAATTAGCAGCGCAAAACATACAAGCTTATGTCTATGGTCGGCCAAAACACATTTTTTCAATCCACAAAAAAATGCACAAAAAGGGTCTCTCATTTGAGCAATTATTTGATATCAGGGCGGTGCGAGTCATTGCGCAAACGCTCCCAGATTGTTACGCCGCATTAGGTACAGTTCATGCCAAATGGCATCACCTTGTTAATGAATTTGACGATTATATTGCAACGCCCAAAGCCAATGGCTATCAGTCTATTCATACCGTCATTCGAGGTCCGGAACAACGCACTATCGAAATTCAGATCCGTACTCAACAAATGCACGATGATGCAGAACTTGGGGTGGCAGCGCATTGGAAATATAAAGAAGACCACAAAGGCAAAACCACCGCTGCAGAGGCTCGCATTACTTGGTTGCGCAAAATTCTTGCATGGCAAGAAGAGGTTGCTGAGTCCGGAGATTTGGTCGAAGAATTGCGTTCACAAGTGTTTGATGACCGAGTCTATGTGTTTACGCCCAACGGTGATGTCATTGATTTACCGGTTGGTTCTACGCCGCTTGATTTTGCCTATTATATTCACTCAAATGTCGGTCATCGTTGTATTGGTGCCAAAGTGGATGGACGCATTGTGCCCTTTACGTACAAGTTACAAAGTGGTGACCAAGTCGAAATTCTCACTGGCAAACAGCTAAACCCGTCACGCGATTGGTTACACCCTGGATTGGGCTATGTTTTTTCGTCTCGTGCCCGTGCCAAGATCCATACGTTTTTTAAAAAGCTGGATCGCGATGATCACCTCTCTGCCGGTAAAGAATTGCTCGAACGGGAGTTAGCCAAACTCCATTTTACAATAAAAGATATTCCATCTGATTTATCGCGATTTAATGTCCATCAGCTAGAGGACTTGTTTGTTGCAGTGGGTGCCGGCGATCTGCGAGTGATGTCAGTTGTACATTACATAGAGCAGTTGCACAAACCTGAGGTTGAAATAGAGCCTGTTGCACCTAAGCCCACGCCACAAAAACCGCGTAAAACCGACGGTCATATTGAAGTGGAAGGTGTAGGAAATCTGATGAGTAGTATCGCAAACTGCTGTCAGCCATTACCTGGGGAACCTATTTCTGGGTATATTACGCAAGGGCGAGGTGTCAGTGTGCACAAGCAAGATTGTGAGCAGTTAGCACACCTGTTAACTCAGCATCCCGAACGCGAAATAGAAGTCAACTGGAGTGGTGGGCAAGCGCATGGTTTACAAGCGAAAATCGCCTTAAAATGTTCAGACCGTACTGGATTGATGCGAGATATAATGACCCAGACGAGTAACGATAAAGTACCGGTTTTGGGTATCAACAGTATCAGTGACACGCAAACGGGCACATGTCAAATCGATTTGGTGGTTGAAGTGAGTCACCTCAATAGCCTCAATATTCTGCTAAAGCGGTTACGTAAAATCAAAGGTGTTATCGACGCCTTCAAATATGAGCACTAA
- the acpS gene encoding holo-ACP synthase — MALLGLGTDIVAVARLAKHTPDSPAFAKRVLHPCEFEEYMSHKQPTRYLAKRFALKEAAVKALGTGIGNGVNLADVWCEYTKLGQPWLRYCGGFAKQAEAMGVTVGHVSISDEQDYVVATVILTND; from the coding sequence ATGGCTTTGCTTGGACTCGGAACGGATATTGTTGCAGTTGCTAGATTAGCCAAGCACACACCAGATTCCCCCGCGTTTGCCAAACGTGTGTTACATCCTTGTGAATTTGAGGAATATATGTCACATAAGCAGCCAACCCGATATTTGGCGAAACGTTTTGCTCTCAAAGAAGCTGCCGTGAAAGCACTTGGCACCGGTATAGGTAATGGTGTTAACTTAGCTGATGTTTGGTGCGAATATACCAAATTGGGACAACCATGGTTGCGTTATTGTGGGGGGTTTGCCAAACAAGCAGAAGCCATGGGGGTTACGGTTGGTCATGTATCTATTTCTGACGAACAGGACTATGTTGTTGCAACGGTTATCCTGACCAATGACTAA
- the rpsI gene encoding 30S ribosomal protein S9: MADTQYYGTGRRKSSTARVFLRPGTGNITVNQRPLDVFFGRETARMVVRQPLELVEMTEKFDLYITVKGGGISGQAGAIRHGITRALMEFDETLRPSLRQAGFVTRDARRVERKKVGLHKARKKPQFSKR, encoded by the coding sequence ATGGCAGATACCCAATATTACGGCACTGGTCGTCGCAAGAGCTCAACAGCTCGTGTATTCCTTCGTCCAGGTACTGGTAACATTACTGTAAACCAACGTCCTCTTGACGTGTTCTTTGGCCGTGAAACGGCTCGTATGGTTGTTCGTCAACCTTTAGAACTTGTTGAAATGACAGAGAAATTTGACCTATACATCACTGTTAAAGGCGGTGGTATTTCTGGTCAAGCTGGCGCCATCCGTCACGGCATTACTCGTGCGTTGATGGAATTTGATGAGACTTTACGTCCAAGCCTTCGTCAGGCTGGTTTCGTTACACGTGATGCACGTCGCGTTGAGCGTAAGAAAGTGGGGCTACACAAAGCACGTAAGAAGCCACAGTTCTCAAAACGTTAA
- the rlmD gene encoding 23S rRNA (uracil(1939)-C(5))-methyltransferase RlmD: protein MVKLFQPKSGKNNKGARGFKGSQGSSKFSPNKPLMNVTTTELTLQNQVKLEDHSNVFVKGALPGERINALILDSGKNSSTAVATKILKASGSRIDAHCQYALGHPKITHTEHACGGCLLGFTSDEALLTLKQKALCEAMQRVFGERYNDKVWAEPITSPIQYRRKIRLAIDARNPKQIKVGFRQLNGKNVLPINQCEVCEPPLQKVLSGLSACVPDWHWLKSIGHISLLQTHAGGAVGFHATGNLGQAALNAMHVFGDTHQCMVLVNDKGAGHLPEWQSTQSYGQLSEGIWVTPELCLATIDDDLYPITMEDFIQVNRTVNDQMVQATLAALALDKTDRVLDLFSGAGNFTLPLARRCSRVLAVEGVAKVVERAAHYAKNQKFDNIKWLAGDLASSDVLGNIEDFNANKMVLDPARAGAGFILEQCDFSAIKTIVYVSCNPQSWLSDTKILHRKGFQLNRVQLLDMFRATHHTELLSVWTQDE from the coding sequence ATGGTAAAACTCTTCCAACCCAAATCAGGTAAAAATAATAAAGGCGCTCGTGGCTTCAAAGGGAGTCAGGGTAGCTCAAAATTCTCTCCAAATAAGCCATTGATGAACGTCACAACGACGGAACTGACTCTACAAAACCAAGTGAAGTTAGAGGACCACAGCAATGTGTTCGTAAAAGGCGCCTTACCTGGGGAGCGTATCAATGCATTAATACTGGACTCCGGAAAAAACAGTTCCACAGCGGTTGCAACCAAGATTCTAAAGGCCAGCGGATCTAGAATTGACGCACATTGTCAATATGCGCTTGGACATCCGAAGATAACGCATACTGAACATGCATGTGGCGGTTGCCTATTGGGTTTTACATCTGACGAAGCACTGTTAACACTGAAGCAAAAAGCGCTATGTGAAGCAATGCAAAGGGTGTTTGGTGAACGTTATAACGATAAAGTTTGGGCAGAGCCAATAACCTCTCCAATCCAATACCGACGCAAAATCCGTCTCGCAATCGATGCTCGTAATCCGAAGCAGATCAAAGTCGGCTTTCGACAGCTCAATGGCAAAAACGTGTTACCCATTAATCAATGCGAAGTATGTGAGCCTCCACTACAGAAAGTGTTAAGCGGCCTAAGCGCCTGCGTTCCCGATTGGCATTGGTTAAAATCCATTGGCCATATTAGTCTTTTACAGACACACGCAGGCGGAGCAGTTGGTTTCCATGCTACTGGGAATTTAGGGCAAGCCGCTCTCAATGCGATGCACGTCTTCGGTGACACTCATCAATGTATGGTGTTAGTAAATGATAAAGGCGCTGGGCATTTGCCTGAATGGCAATCAACACAGTCATACGGTCAGTTGAGTGAAGGAATATGGGTGACGCCAGAACTGTGCTTAGCCACGATTGATGATGATCTGTATCCCATCACCATGGAAGACTTTATCCAGGTCAACAGGACCGTAAATGACCAAATGGTACAAGCAACCTTAGCGGCACTTGCACTGGATAAAACTGATCGCGTGTTGGATTTATTTTCTGGTGCTGGAAATTTTACTCTGCCTCTTGCTAGGCGCTGCTCTAGAGTATTGGCCGTAGAGGGGGTAGCCAAAGTCGTGGAACGTGCTGCTCACTATGCTAAGAACCAAAAGTTTGACAATATTAAGTGGTTGGCAGGTGATCTGGCGAGTTCGGATGTGCTTGGCAACATAGAAGATTTTAATGCGAACAAAATGGTGTTAGACCCGGCTCGTGCTGGAGCAGGATTTATTCTGGAACAGTGCGACTTTTCAGCAATAAAAACTATCGTCTATGTTTCTTGTAATCCACAAAGTTGGCTGTCGGATACCAAAATTCTTCACCGCAAAGGATTTCAGCTAAACCGAGTGCAGTTGTTGGATATGTTTCGGGCGACGCATCACACAGAACTATTGAGTGTGTGGACGCAAGATGAATAG
- the recJ gene encoding single-stranded-DNA-specific exonuclease RecJ, whose product MLHSAQIISRQITPEPEWVRTLSAIFPSHTALFARILQARNIQDPRALSNSMKDLIHYRTLRGLNVAVQVLADAVVQDQRIVIVGDFDADGATSTALCMLALNAMGHHNVQYIVPNRFDFGYGLSVPLVDIAHEEYQADILLTVDNGISAHEGVDRANQLGIKVIVTDHHLAGDTLPDATAIVNPNQPDCAFIGKNSAGVAVAFYVLSALRAELQSRQWFNPHRPMPNLAEFLDLVALGTVADVVKLDHNNRILVYQGVARIKRQLCRPGILALLDVAGKVADKLTVSDLGFILGPRLNAAGRLDDMSIGIECLITQDPFVARQLAEQLDQFNRERKQIEQSMRDDAETHLASMQPSHNDLPAALVLFNDTFHEGVIGIVAGRIKEQCYRPTVVFADAGDGELKGSARSIQGLHIRDALERVNTRHPKLIKKFGGHAMAAGLTIEASGLKQFEQAFIDVIGELGSELPKTPQVETDGALQASELDLGLAKQLEQLCVWGQGCPAPMFDNVFTVVNQRIVGEKHLKLVLSLNDQTVDAIAFNVDVSQWPNPSCQHIHAAYSLNVNEFRGNESVQCLIHTFHPV is encoded by the coding sequence ATGCTGCACTCCGCTCAGATTATTTCTCGTCAAATCACACCTGAACCCGAATGGGTGCGAACGCTTTCAGCAATATTTCCAAGCCATACTGCACTCTTTGCTCGAATTTTACAGGCGAGAAATATTCAAGATCCTCGGGCACTATCAAATAGCATGAAAGACCTGATCCACTACCGTACATTGCGTGGTTTAAACGTCGCAGTTCAAGTCCTGGCGGATGCCGTTGTGCAGGATCAGCGGATTGTCATTGTCGGTGATTTTGATGCTGATGGGGCAACTTCAACTGCCTTGTGTATGCTCGCGCTCAATGCCATGGGACATCACAATGTCCAGTATATTGTGCCAAATCGTTTTGATTTTGGTTATGGCTTATCTGTCCCCCTAGTTGATATCGCACACGAGGAATATCAAGCGGATATATTGTTGACAGTGGACAATGGGATCAGCGCCCATGAGGGCGTGGATAGAGCGAATCAACTGGGCATCAAGGTCATAGTGACCGATCATCACCTAGCCGGTGACACACTACCTGATGCAACGGCTATTGTGAATCCGAATCAACCTGACTGCGCTTTTATTGGCAAAAACAGTGCTGGGGTGGCTGTGGCTTTTTATGTGCTCAGTGCTCTGCGAGCTGAGTTACAATCCCGACAATGGTTCAACCCGCACAGGCCGATGCCAAACCTCGCGGAATTTCTCGACCTCGTTGCACTCGGTACGGTAGCCGATGTCGTTAAGCTAGATCACAACAATCGTATCCTAGTTTATCAAGGCGTTGCCCGAATTAAGCGGCAACTCTGTCGTCCTGGGATATTGGCCTTGTTAGATGTGGCAGGTAAAGTGGCGGACAAATTAACAGTCAGTGATTTAGGCTTTATCCTAGGCCCTCGCTTAAATGCCGCGGGTAGACTCGATGACATGAGTATTGGCATCGAATGTCTCATTACGCAAGATCCCTTTGTGGCGCGTCAGCTTGCCGAACAACTCGATCAGTTTAACCGTGAGCGCAAACAGATAGAACAAAGTATGCGAGATGATGCAGAGACTCACCTAGCCAGTATGCAACCTAGTCATAACGATTTACCAGCGGCACTCGTACTCTTCAACGACACCTTTCACGAGGGGGTCATAGGCATAGTGGCTGGTCGCATCAAAGAGCAGTGCTATCGTCCAACCGTAGTGTTTGCAGATGCCGGTGATGGTGAGCTAAAGGGGTCTGCACGCTCTATCCAAGGGTTACATATTCGTGATGCGCTGGAACGAGTAAATACTCGTCATCCCAAACTCATAAAAAAATTCGGCGGGCATGCCATGGCCGCAGGTCTTACCATAGAGGCGAGTGGCTTAAAACAATTTGAACAAGCGTTCATCGACGTAATAGGCGAGTTGGGTTCTGAACTGCCCAAAACCCCACAAGTGGAGACAGATGGTGCCTTGCAGGCCTCCGAATTGGATTTGGGGCTAGCTAAACAGTTGGAACAATTATGTGTCTGGGGGCAGGGATGTCCTGCACCTATGTTTGATAATGTATTTACGGTGGTTAACCAGCGAATTGTTGGTGAAAAGCACCTCAAATTGGTTTTATCTCTCAACGATCAAACTGTTGATGCGATCGCTTTTAATGTTGATGTCAGTCAATGGCCGAACCCCAGCTGTCAACACATCCATGCTGCATATAGTTTGAACGTGAATGAATTCCGTGGCAATGAATCGGTGCAGTGTCTGATTCACACCTTCCACCCGGTGTAA
- the petA gene encoding ubiquinol-cytochrome c reductase iron-sulfur subunit, with protein sequence MSNVSVDANKASPEAQPENNNRRKFLTVATSVIGGVGAVAAAVPFVASWNPSAKAKAAGADVEVDISGIAPGQLIRVMWRSKPVWVVRRTPELLASLSNHEDQLRDPNSDVEQQPAFAKNQYRSLKEEYLVLVGICTHLGCSPQHLSEGAFAQYAEGVSEGFFCPCHGSKFDMAGRVFQNVPAPSNLVVPPYQFLDDTTLLIGSEA encoded by the coding sequence ATGAGCAATGTATCAGTAGATGCAAACAAAGCAAGCCCAGAAGCCCAGCCTGAGAATAACAACCGTCGCAAGTTTTTGACTGTTGCGACGTCGGTTATTGGTGGGGTTGGTGCAGTGGCTGCAGCAGTGCCTTTCGTCGCGTCTTGGAATCCAAGTGCAAAGGCAAAGGCTGCCGGTGCTGACGTAGAAGTTGATATCAGTGGTATCGCTCCTGGTCAGCTAATTCGTGTCATGTGGCGTTCTAAGCCAGTTTGGGTTGTGCGTCGTACTCCTGAGTTGCTAGCTAGTTTAAGCAATCATGAAGATCAACTGCGTGATCCAAACTCTGATGTCGAACAACAACCTGCATTTGCTAAGAATCAATATCGTTCTTTGAAAGAAGAGTATTTAGTTTTGGTTGGTATCTGTACGCATTTAGGCTGTTCACCTCAGCATTTAAGTGAAGGTGCATTTGCGCAATACGCCGAAGGTGTTTCTGAAGGCTTCTTCTGTCCTTGTCATGGTTCAAAATTTGACATGGCTGGACGCGTTTTCCAAAACGTACCTGCTCCCTCTAATTTGGTCGTTCCGCCGTATCAATTCCTTGATGATACGACGTTACTGATCGGCTCTGAAGCATAA
- the rplM gene encoding 50S ribosomal protein L13, producing the protein MKTFVAKPESVERDWYVVDAADKTLGRLAAEIALRLRGKHKPEYTPHVDTGDYIVVVNAEKITVTGNKFKDKVYYAHSGYPGGLKDITFDKLQAKKPEMVLEVAVKGMLPKGPLGRAMFRKLKVYAGSEHKHAAQQPQVLDI; encoded by the coding sequence ATGAAAACTTTTGTTGCAAAACCAGAGAGCGTTGAACGCGACTGGTACGTAGTAGATGCTGCGGACAAAACTCTTGGTCGCTTAGCGGCTGAAATCGCTTTGCGTTTACGTGGTAAACACAAGCCAGAATACACTCCTCACGTTGATACAGGCGATTACATCGTCGTTGTTAATGCCGAGAAGATTACTGTGACTGGTAACAAGTTCAAAGACAAAGTCTACTATGCTCACTCAGGTTACCCTGGTGGTCTCAAAGACATTACGTTTGATAAGTTACAAGCGAAAAAACCAGAGATGGTTCTTGAAGTAGCGGTTAAAGGCATGCTACCAAAAGGTCCTCTTGGCCGTGCTATGTTCCGTAAGCTTAAAGTTTACGCAGGTAGCGAACATAAACACGCTGCGCAACAGCCACAAGTACTTGACATTTAA
- the recO gene encoding DNA repair protein RecO, which translates to MARLVLNTQAFVLHSRPYRETSLLVDMLTREQGKLRCVVRGAKSKKSPKVALLQPFLPLQCEFMGSGELRNLGQLDTMGQSFALAGTNLFCGLYLNELLLRICPNEYADPELFDAYQTTLRHLAGAQTQWLEALLREFELYLLQHIGVLGRLDSEAEGGLDLVDEGCYRYQIGIGVIACMPSVKWHFSGRVFIDVANQIWHEQSLLCAKIICRQVISDLLGDRPLKSRELFKTLRTNSQSSD; encoded by the coding sequence ATGGCGCGGCTCGTGCTCAATACTCAGGCCTTTGTATTGCACAGTCGGCCATATCGCGAAACCAGTTTATTAGTCGACATGCTGACTCGAGAACAGGGTAAATTACGCTGTGTGGTGCGAGGAGCAAAGAGCAAAAAATCCCCCAAAGTTGCTTTGTTACAACCTTTTTTACCATTGCAATGTGAGTTTATGGGCTCAGGAGAGCTCCGCAACTTGGGCCAGCTAGATACCATGGGGCAAAGCTTCGCGCTTGCGGGGACTAATTTATTTTGTGGTCTGTACCTCAATGAACTTTTACTGCGTATTTGTCCCAATGAATATGCCGACCCCGAGTTATTTGATGCTTATCAAACGACTTTGCGGCATTTGGCTGGTGCACAAACGCAGTGGTTAGAGGCGTTGTTACGGGAATTCGAATTGTATTTGTTGCAGCATATTGGTGTTTTAGGCCGGTTGGATTCTGAAGCAGAAGGCGGTTTGGATTTAGTCGATGAAGGGTGTTATCGCTATCAAATTGGGATAGGTGTTATCGCTTGTATGCCAAGTGTAAAGTGGCATTTTAGTGGGCGTGTTTTCATTGATGTGGCCAATCAAATTTGGCATGAACAATCTTTGTTATGCGCCAAAATCATTTGCCGCCAAGTGATCTCTGATTTACTTGGTGATAGACCTCTCAAAAGCAGAGAACTATTCAAAACCTTACGGACTAATTCACAAAGCTCTGATTGA